A stretch of Palaemon carinicauda isolate YSFRI2023 chromosome 36, ASM3689809v2, whole genome shotgun sequence DNA encodes these proteins:
- the LOC137628816 gene encoding uncharacterized protein has translation MDMKWWKNFLLILPLVVGITCEIDIKSGALVQNHGKGELLTDFAVVKINVNSILEREEHLNQLDKELRKCILTHSDSAFVEVLRNLQGKIEDIVRPQRNKRSLLPFVGSAFSALFGVATENDVRGLTDRVELIEKWANQKGNLISTLIENNNKNVENIKKMVEFINQVNVNVSNKIDDVEQVFKLIHEVEIEIGDHKESVNGLINAQKGILSPAIISPKTLKEIIDWCIVNSHSKPLLEDIFWYYTMSTVKVTKGYLLVLIPFKGMNLFDLYTIHPFPVKIGNATIIWNHPKVRLALDKNKLLMIILEEGDLEQCVLISESQSMCNFVQIKQPMSNFPCIQGIFFENYELMRECKFETFALPYRALHLGNEIFVYVQNTKNAEVTCDGKTQTFQLGNLKSFADSCSVVINDYLYYVPSVFLHYELNQSSIAKSYENKINHFQLDKLTVVENVAMPLDNDYVLFYKKDVAPFLTMCNVFLIVLITVVTYNVVKYLVFRKLERINELLLIITGKPKE, from the exons atggatat gaagtggtggaaaaacttccttctgatcctacccctggtggtcggtatcacttgcgaaatagacattaaaagtggggccttggtacaaaatcatggaaaaggtgaactgttaacagattttgctgtagtaaaaattaatgtcaattcaatattagaaagggaagaacatttgaaccagttagataaagaactacggaagtgcatactaacccatagtgattctgcctttgtagaagtattaagaaatttacagggtaaaattgaagacattgtcaggcctcaaagaaacaagagatctttgttaccttttgtaggaagtgcctttagtgctttgtttggagtggctacagaaaacgatgtaagaggtttgactgatcgtgtagaactaatcgagaaatgggctaatcagaagggtaatcttataagtactctgatagaaaataataataagaatgtagagaacataaaaaagatggtggaatttattaatcaagttaacgtgaatgtttctaataagatagatgacgtagaacaagtgtttaagttgattcatgaagtagaaatcgagattggtgatcacaaggaatctgtgaacggactaataaatgcacaaaagggaatactcagccctgctatcatttctccaaaaactttgaaagaaattatcgattggtgtatagtaaatagccattccaagcctttgctagaagatatattttggtattacacaatgtcaactgtgaaagtaacaaaagggtatttgttggtattgatccccttcaagggtatgaatttgtttgacctatatacaatacatcctttcccagttaagataggaaatgcaacaataatttggaaccatccgaaggttcgtctagcattggataagaacaagttgttgatgattattttagaagaaggtgatttagaacagtgtgtgttgataagtgaaagtcaatccatgtgcaattttgtgcaaattaaacaacctatgagcaattttccgtgtatccaaggtattttctttgagaattatgagttgatgagagagtgtaaatttgaaacttttgctttgccatacagggcattacatttaggtaatgagatttttgtttatgtacaaaatactaaaaatgcagaagttacttgtgatgggaagactcaaacatttcagttaggaaacttgaagtcatttgcagattcttgctcagtagtgataaatgattatctctattatgtaccaagtgtgtttttgcattatgagttaaatcaatcttccattgcaaagagttacgagaacaagattaatcattttcagctagacaaattaacagtggtagaaaatgtggcaatgccacttgataatgattatgttctgttttacaagaaagatgttgcaccatttctgactatgtgtaatgtgtttttgattgtgcttattactgtggtaacatataatgtggtgaagtatttggttttcagaaaattggaaaggattaatgagttgctactaattattactgggaaacctaaagaatag